TTTTAACTGTTCAGCACTCAGTAAAAAGTTAAAGTACTGGTTTTGCCATAAACGCCCAGAGGGAGCGAGCAAAGCCATCTGATAGAGACTCAAAACTTTTCTAAGCTGATGCGGTAACTTTGTTATTGATGTAATCTACTGCGTCTTGAACCGATACAATCTGTTCGGCAGCTTCGTCAGGAATTTCGATATCAAATTCTTCTTCCAAAGCCATCACGAGTTCGACAGTATCTAGGGAATCAGCCCCTAAATCTTCCATAAACTTCGCCTCTGGTGTGACTTTGTTAGAGTCTTTCTCTTCAACACTCAGTTGTTCGATGACGATTTTCTTGACCTTTTCAAAAAGTTCTGTTTGGCTCATAAATAATAAAAGTCCTTAACCAGTTGCTAGGTTCTGCTCTTTACGGGAGACATTGTTTTGAGCATATACATCTTATCGTCAAGCGCGATCGCCCGTATACTACCAAGGGGTTTTCTAACAGAAAAACCCTGCCGTTCCTCAAAAGAATCGGGTAACTTTTCTGGGAACAGTTGGGTAGGGGAGCGGGTTGCGCCATCACCGATACCGTGTAAATGCTTCAGTTGTCTAATTATTACTAAATTTTTTTACAATGTCTCCATCAGTATTTACAGCCTTGCTAGCAATCAGAATATGAATATATAAACGCTTAAAGGGTCGCTGAAGGTTAAACATCAGAACTCTAGTGCTAACAAGGAATGATAAAACAGTTATTGTTTTAGAGCGATCGCTCTAACCCAAATATACCTCTATGCTATCTCAGACACTCAAACTCAAATACGCTTACTTCCCCGGTTGTGTTGCTCAAGGGGCCTGTCGAGAACTTTACCAGTCAACTCAAGCCCTTACCAAAGCACTGGGTATTGAATTGGTTGAACTTAAAA
This genomic interval from Nostoc sp. KVJ3 contains the following:
- the acpP gene encoding acyl carrier protein — translated: MSQTELFEKVKKIVIEQLSVEEKDSNKVTPEAKFMEDLGADSLDTVELVMALEEEFDIEIPDEAAEQIVSVQDAVDYINNKVTASA